The Osmia lignaria lignaria isolate PbOS001 chromosome 3, iyOsmLign1, whole genome shotgun sequence genome includes the window TCTTGAAAATCTTCAAGGTCCTGAAACATTGTTGATCCTTGAAAACAAAACATCTGTAACTGTATTGAGGTAGCGGAGCTTATGTATGTGAGAACAGAATAggaattatcataattttagcatgtatcatttattttttgttaatcaAGATTACCAACATTTTCAacatctttctttttatatttccagTGATGTTTGAAACAATTATTATCACGTTTCAAGGAATTGAAATTGTTATCAtatgattataattataattattataattataaacttAATACTTCAGGGATTACATCAGTGatgtaaattaatttacatCCCTGGTAATGTAAAAAGAAACatcttgaaaatttttgtaatcttgattaacaaaaagtaattaatatatGATAAAGTTATGATAATTCATATCCTGTTCTCGCATTATACATAAACTCCGGTAGCTCAATATAATAGATACCACGAATACAGTTACAGATGTTCTGTTTTCAAGGATCAACAATGTTTCAGGATCTTGTTTAAGGATCTTCATTTCTATCAAGCAATGAGTGTACATCTAACGATAGCAAGTTTATTTAGTTCTTTAAAATTTACACTTTCACCTCGATTTATTTATAGATATCAGTTAAAAATCATGAAAGATTTTagtttcctttttaattaatgatcaaTCTAAATCGACAAGGAATTAAGCAATTTCGCTTTAGTATGCGGAAGTATAAGACAGGAGATGTTTTATAAACATACTAATTATAAAAATGCAATAAACTTGTGAAAGATAGATGGATTCGTCTCGTTTCTCGTGCAAGGATTCTTAAGAAAAAAGAACCGGTTCGCTGTGTGTATTGTGTGATCTTTTCACCTTTGAAGtttttcttccccttttttTGCAACGATTAACAAATAAGAAAGAATTATACAATGCGACAATatctataaaaagaaacaacTGCAAACGTCTTTGAATCGAAAATGTATAagtgtttatttttaattattatttgaaaaagttTTCCTTGATACTGCATAGCATAGTgctttatttaaaaacaaagcTTTTAAAATGTTAATCAGTTGTAACAAACAACGATCAGAATTGTCTGGTACAACACACAGCAAACTTTTATATGCCAGATATAAAAGGAACAAAATATCGTTGGGCAGTATTTTGGTCGTCGGTAACCGGATTGGTTTGATCGTTGAAAAACCTGCGTGAAAGTAACTGCAAGCGGTTTTGTAAACCATGCGAAATAAGTCAGTTGTACATTTTTGCGCTAATCGCACTTCTCAGAAAAACATTTTACTTTTACTAGTTTATAGATATGAAACATTGTAAAGGAGCTCTCGGACGAGGTAAATGCATTTTGTCATAAATATTCCGAGCATTGATTATACTAATCATTTGAGGGCTTCTCACTTTAATTGcgttaaatataaattgttatatagTGTTAGATATAAAGCTAAGGCGTTAGAAAAAATCTACTAAATATTAGAAGTTTGAAAGAAAGTTGAAAGTATAATCTTCTACTTAATAGCTGCGCTTGTGTCACGGTAAATGAAGTAGAACGTGACTGTAacataggaaaaaaaaaaggagttgtAAGTGCACACGTTGCGTCAATCTGACGAAATGCGTGCAGTTATGTAAGGCGAAATAATTTAAAGGAACTTCTGGTTTCAGTTTAGGCGGTTGGTTCAAAACATTCTGCAACCGCATCACGATGATCACTTTCTACTACGTTGGCTCAGAGGTATGAATTCTTGAAATTCGTTGTAACCGTTTGTCCAACACAGTTTCTCAATCAAACGTGTGCGCCACGAGACCTATCCCGCGTGGCACTTGCGGTTGCTCGTTTACATCTATTTATTTGATTGTAATCGGTGCGGTTTCATGACGATAAAAGTCGTTTCAATTGCTTGACACTGACCACCGCTAACGTTGATTCAAAGCTCTTTACTCTTCTGTTCACTCCTTCACTGCCTCAGTGTGCTTTTGCTTTTTgctaattaacactttgataacTGGTATCTTGAATTCATGATTTAATATGCTGATAATTTTGTATCAATGTAAAAAAAACAATTCTATGAATAGTCTTTTTTCGGATACAGAaatcatcaaagtgttaaaaatagCATCAATTTAAGATCTCAATTTCATGTCATATCTGTCACTTCATATTATTAGTAGACtatgaatatttatgcaaatttatacattttacatattttacatacttatttttcttcaaacttaGTAATGTCATTtaaacttttttttctctttgattACTGAGTCAATGtattaataattgttttatattaacataaagtaattaaaaagataCAAGATAGAGTTTGACTTAACGTCGGACAGCAAGaagttcaaataaaatttgaggaaaatgaaattcaagaTTAAACAGAGTCCCGGAAATTCTGTATAATGCAAATTGCAAAATCGACGTTGTAAGACAAACAGTCGTTCGTTTTGGTATTTTTCCACGCTGGCAGTGTCATCAATCCTGTACTTTACATTTTAAACAGTTAACATAAAGAGTTTTGAAAACGTAATTTAATACCATCGAATATTTTAAGATGAAAATAATTCAaagcaatttattatttttagccAGAAAATGGGATCCAGCAGCAGCGGAGAAGATGCTCCAAGATGTAAGTTTATattgaaatgttaattatcCATCCATTTTATAATCAATTAAGTATACGTTtcatgatttaaaaaatgatttacatTAAGCAAGAACTATATAAACATCAACATTTCTGCTTTCAAAAAATCATCTTGATGAACCTTTCGAAACGGGGACACATTGGAATTTACACTGTACTTTCACATATTTTTCCATGTCCTATTCCATTTGCAAGAATCGGtcaatgtaataaaaaaaagaaaatcaacgagttacaaaaattggaaatttaacGAATCTGCCCTATGTGGTAAACTGTTGATTGCTGATGTATTTTTCACGCTCGATGATCAGCaagaaaaatgaattcattTCCTTGCTTGCGTGCTCTAGATACCACGATGTTTCCTAATTCCATCGGGTCTTTGAActgattaacacgttcgctgcgtACACGCATTAGCTATGATCTTGATGATATATCcagatataaatattaatatttttatttagttcCATTAAGCGGTTGTGTTCACTTTATCAGGAACTTGATTCTTAAATTGATGTTGTAAGGTTGCATGTATCGTGTCATTATTGATTGCTATCATTAATAACGTTGAAAAAGCACGAAAAATTTCAGTACACCAGGTGGGCAATCTGtactttctttttaaatattatacttcAGCCTGTATCCTTTCTCTTCAGAGAGCAAGAAGGAAATTGCATATCACGCTTTGATTATATCTATCTGGATGATGTGTAGATTTTACAGGTAGATAGAACATATTAGATGGAAGTACAGTTGGTGAAAAGTCTAAGAACGCAATTTCACTTGAAACTATTCTCAGTTTAAATGCTTATCCTTTGTTTATCACTTGCAGTCCCTGGAATGGCGAAAACAATGGGAAGTCGAAAAGTTAGCTGAATGGGATCCTCCTCAAATTTTGAAAGACCATTTACCTCATGGTTTATGTGGCTTCGATAAGGATGGAGCTCCTGGTAAAATTCATCTTTCAATAAAAACCTTcagtttcaaataataatttgttaaatcAACGCTATTGTTCCAGTAATCGTCGTGTATTTTGATGCACTTGATATGTATGGTATTTTACATGTCGTTTCAAGAAGGGACATGATACGAATTACCATAAAATGCCTTGAAGAGTATCTGGAATTGTGCAGGGAACAGATGGAGAAACATGGACCGGCTGCTGGACAAGTAGTTGTGATCTTTGACATGCAAGGTTTTAATTTAAGGCAGTATCTATGGAGACCAGGTAATATTTGATGGACAATGACAGAAGATTAATAGTTATTATATGtccatgaaattaattaatgcttTGAAATTGAAGGTCAATGTTTTCTCTGCTCTTTCTTTCAGCCGGAGAAGTTGTCATAACTTTGATTCAAATGTACGAGGCTAATTATCCTGAAATTCTAAAGACTTGTTACATTATTAATGGTAAGTTCTGCGATgcatatgaaatatttaaattgttcaTTACAAAACTGGAACGTGTACACTGATTTACAGCTCCAAAGGTGTTTGCTTTTGCATTCTCAGTTGCCAAAAGATTCATGAACGAATACACATTGTCTAAGATTCAAATATACAAAGCTGACCCTCCGAAATGGCAATCAGCCATATTTAGTAACATTGCAAAAGACCAAGTACCTGCTTACTTTGGAGGTACCTTAAAAGATCCTGATGGTAATCCAAAACTTGGAACAAAGGTAAAGATTCTTCCTCTAAATCCAAATTAACTTGTAAATTAACTTCAGtagtttaaattatattcagATCTGCCTTGGTGGTAAAATTGCAAAAGATATGTACGTCAATAATGCGGATAGGGATAATCAGAATTATACAACAGTGACGATTCGAAAAGGTGGTAAATTAGAACTTGATATGTCGGCATCTGAAATGGGATCTCTATTGAGGtacataaattatatatttctatacGAGTTCAGTTTTACTGATTGATACACATCCACAGTTGGGAATTTCGAACCGAGGATCATGATATTAGATTCGGTATTTTGAAAAAGGACACAAATGGAACAAAGAAAGAAGTTATCC containing:
- the LOC117610746 gene encoding SEC14-like protein 2 encodes the protein MSKSLRLEDDQRFALMKFRRLVQNILQPHHDDHFLLRWLRARKWDPAAAEKMLQDSLEWRKQWEVEKLAEWDPPQILKDHLPHGLCGFDKDGAPVIVVYFDALDMYGILHVVSRRDMIRITIKCLEEYLELCREQMEKHGPAAGQVVVIFDMQGFNLRQYLWRPAGEVVITLIQMYEANYPEILKTCYIINAPKVFAFAFSVAKRFMNEYTLSKIQIYKADPPKWQSAIFSNIAKDQVPAYFGGTLKDPDGNPKLGTKICLGGKIAKDMYVNNADRDNQNYTTVTIRKGGKLELDMSASEMGSLLSWEFRTEDHDIRFGILKKDTNGTKKEVIPMKRVAAHQLEEIGILTCEVPATYSVVFDNSYSILRNKKIHYSIRVIPPAISQEITPATS